DNA sequence from the Cupriavidus oxalaticus genome:
ATAGAAAGAGGGCCGGCTGCAACGCAGTGGGCCTTGCCACTGCGGTCACGCCCTAAGCTGCCTTGGCACGACCGCCCGGTTCTGGCCCTTGCCCCCGCCCGAACTGGCGCAACTGCAAACCTGCACGTGCCGTACAGATGGGCCTCGGCACAGAAGCATAACTCCACCATTTATCCACTGGGACATCTCGTCCGGCGGGCCGTTTGCCTAAACGTTGCCGCGGAACAAAGCCTCTGTGGCCCCTCGTAATGGCGTCCCGGCGTGTTCAGAGCGCCGCTTCCGTAGCCCCGCTCCGCCTGGACTTCCCCGTGGCGCCGGCTTTGCGCTGCTGGAGGTACTTTAGAACAAGGTCTGTGGTGTGCTGGAAATGGTCCGACAGGAGTTTGCATGCCTTGGTTGCATCCCGCGCCAGGATGGCGTTGACCATGGCTTCATGCTCTGCCGCCACATCGCGGCTACGCTCTGCCTTGGGCGCAGCAAGAGACAGAACGCGGTAGCGCGCGGTCTGGTCTCTCAGCACCCGCGAGAACCGGCGCATCCAGGGCGAACTGCAACCGGCGATCAGCACTTCGTGAAACGCTGCGTGGGCGGTTTCCCATTCGGGATTCAGGGTGCCGCCTTGACCGCGCAACACCATCGGAATGCGCGTGAGGCGATGGTGAGCGGCAATCACTTCGGATTCCCAGGCAATATCGGCCGACTCAATGGCATCGCGCAGGGCAGCGGTCTCGATCTGCTGTCTGACCCGCGTGACATCCAGCAATTCATCCGGCGACAACTCCGCGACCCGGAAACCCTTTTGATCGATGGCCAGCACGAAGCCCGTCGTGCAGAGGCGTGAAAGCGCCTCGCGCAGCGGAATGACGCCGGCCTGGTAGCGGTCGGCCAGTTCTTTCAGGCGCAACTTGCTGCCGGCGGGCAGCTTGCCATTGATGATGTCTTCGCGGACGGCCTGCTCAAGGACCGACGCCCAGGTCCGCCCGCCCAGGTCGGGAAGGGCGGTGGCGGTATCGTCGTTGACTGCCATGTTTGCTGACTTGGCTGG
Encoded proteins:
- a CDS encoding GntR family transcriptional regulator, coding for MAVNDDTATALPDLGGRTWASVLEQAVREDIINGKLPAGSKLRLKELADRYQAGVIPLREALSRLCTTGFVLAIDQKGFRVAELSPDELLDVTRVRQQIETAALRDAIESADIAWESEVIAAHHRLTRIPMVLRGQGGTLNPEWETAHAAFHEVLIAGCSSPWMRRFSRVLRDQTARYRVLSLAAPKAERSRDVAAEHEAMVNAILARDATKACKLLSDHFQHTTDLVLKYLQQRKAGATGKSRRSGATEAAL